A window of the Hordeum vulgare subsp. vulgare chromosome 5H, MorexV3_pseudomolecules_assembly, whole genome shotgun sequence genome harbors these coding sequences:
- the LOC123396086 gene encoding myb-related protein 308-like — translation MGRSPCCEKAHTNKGAWTKEEDQRLIAHIKAHGEGCWRSLPKAAGLLRCGKSCRLRWINYLRPDLKRGNFTDEEDELIIKLHEFLGNKWSLIAGRLPGRTDNEIKNYWNTHVKRKLLARGVDPQTHRPLNAGAAAVQGMNTPSSPAVASGASHHQLAGGSSCSPDGSGHSSDADESGVSLPPSLAGHLGGAIIDLNLSISPPCQPPSPPLGREEAGMLRTGYSERQRLCLCLNRLGLHGSEGCSCVGSSSSSSLHPASSGVLRT, via the exons ATGGGGAGATCGCCGTGCTGCGAGAAGGCGCACACCAACAAGGGCGCCTGGACCAAGGAGGAGGATCAGCGGCTCATCGCCCACATCAAGGCCCATGGAGAAGGGTGCTGGAGATCGCTCCCCAAAGCAGCAG GGTTGCTGCGTTGTGGAAAGAGCTGCCGGCTGCGGTGGATCAATTACCTGAGGCCGGACCTTAAGCGCGGCAATTTCACCGACGAGGAGGACGAGCTCATCATTAAGCTTCACGAGTTCCTCGGAAACAA GTGGTCGTTGATCGCCGGGAGGCTGCCGGGGAGGACGGACAACGAGATCAAGAACTATTGGAACACGCACGTCAAGCGTAAGCTCCTCGCCCGCGGCGTCGACCCGCAGACCCACCGCCCGCTCAATGCTGGAGCCGCCGCCGTGCAGGGGATGAACACGCCTTCGTCCCCCGCCGTGGCGAGCGGCGCCAGCCACCACCAGCTCGCGGGTGGCTCCAGCTGCTCGCCAGATGGCAGTGGCCACAGCAGCGACGCCGACGAGAGCGGCGTATCCTTGCCGCCGTCACTGGCGGGGCACCTCGGCGGTGCCATAATCGACCTGAACCTGTCCATAAGCCCGCCCTGCCAGCCGCCTTCGCCGCCGCTAGGACGAGAAGAGGCTGGTATGCTCAGGACGGGATACTCGGAGAGGCAGAGGCTATGCTTGTGCTTGAACCGGCTGGGGTTGCACGGCAGCGAGGGGTGCAGCTGTGTGggttcctcgtcttcttcttccttgcacccGGCGAGCTCCGGAGTGTTAAGAACTTAA